In the Synechococcus sp. MU1643 genome, TCCTGGAAGCTGGAGAAGAAGGCCTCAGCCGAGAAGAAACAGCCCGTCGTCGGGCGGTTCGCGCCGACCTGTTGATTGTCGTGGTGGACGGAGACCTCAGAGCCTCGGAATACGCCGTCGTGAGTTCCCTCGCCGGTCTCGGCAAGCGCCTGCTCTTGGTGCTGAACAAGAGGGATTTACGCGGTATTGACGAGGAAAAGAGACTCCTGCAGGTGCTTCGTTCCCGTTGCCAGGGACAGCTCAACGCTGCGGATGTGGTGGCCTGCAGTGCATCTCCTCAATCGATTCCTCAACCCGGACGTCGCCCGCTGCAGCCGCTACCTGACGTCAGCGATCTGTTGCAGCGCCTCGCCGTCGTGCTGCACGCCGAAGGGGAGGAATTGATTGCCGACAACATCCTTCTGCAATGCCGATCCCTTGACAGCCGTGGGCGCGATCTGCTGAACGACCAGCGGTCTCGGGAAGCGAAACGCTGCATCGACCGCTATAGCTGGATGGGAGCGGGGATCGTCGCTGCAAACCCGCTGCCTGGAGTGGATCTGTTGAGCACAGCAGCGGTGAATGCTCAGATGATCCTGGAAATGGCCAAGATTTACGGGGTCGAGATGTCCCGAGATCGCGCCAAGGATCTGGCCCTGTCCCTCGGACAGACCCTGGGCAAGCTGGGCATCGTCAAAGGTGCCATGAGCTTGCTGGGCACCAGCCTTAGCCTGAGCTTGCCCACCTTGGTTCTTGGTCAGGTGCTCCAGGGGGTGGTGACCGCATGGCTCACCCGAATCGCCGGAAGCAGTTTCATGCGCTATTTCGAGCAGGACCAAGACTGGGGTGACGGCGGTATGCAGACCGTTGTGCAACAGGCCTTTGAGCTCAACCGACGGGAACAGTCACTGAAGCGCTTTCTGGCCAGTGCGATGCGGCAAGTGGTTGAACCGCTTCAGACGGCGGCGGCGGGACGGCTTCCCCCCCGGCCAGGGCCTCAGCAGGAGGGGGAAGCATCGGACCCCGGGCATCCAGAACCGTGATCAGGAGCAGATAGAGCACACCAATCGCCACGGAGATCGCCCCGGTGACGATGGCAACCCAGCGTGAACCCTGCTGCTGTTCCGACATGGGAGCCTTTCAAACGATGGCGATTGTGAACGATCAGGCTGGAGCCAGCGATCCATTCAGTCGTCCCGACAAGTCGCTGAGGTGCTGAGCCGTGGTGTGGGGGTTTCCAAAAACCGCCTTGAGACAGAAACGGTCGCCGTAGAAAGGTCGCGACAGCATGTAGCCGTGAGACAGCAACGTTTGACGGGTGTCTTCACTCCAACGGTCGACTGCATCAACACCCCCCTGCTTGGCATGGAATGCGAGCAGGTGAAGATCACCGGTCAACACCGTGAACTTCTCTGGATCCAACTGGGACGCAAAGGCGGTTCGCCGTTGCAAAGCTCCGCTGAGCGTCGCTTCGATGCCCGCCTCGCCCAACTGACGCAGGCCCAGCCAAAGCTTGAGGATCTCCGCAGGTCGGGTGCCCTGCAAGCCGATCTCCCCGCCGTGATCCATCCCCTTGGGTGCCTCCATGTAGGGCAAACCCGTTGCAAAGGCCTGACGGAGATGGGTCCGGTCCCGCAGCAACAGCAGGGATGACGCCTTGGTGATGCCCAGCAATTTCTGGGGGTTCAGCGTGATCGAATCCGCCAGGTCCATGCCGTCCATAAGAGTTGCATGGCTGTAACTCAGAGCAAACACACCGCCGATGGCGGCATCAACATGCAACCAGACCTCAGCATCACGGCAGAGGGTTGCCACATCCAACAGAGGATCAATGGCTCCGCGCACCGTGGTGCCGGCCGTGGCCACCACCGCCAAACAAGGACGTCCCTCGGATTGTAGGGATCTCAAACGCTCGGCCAAAGCCTCGAGGCAAAGGCCACCATCCGCAGCCACGGGAAGCGTCTCAAGCGCATCATCCGCCAGCCCCATAACCCTTGCGGCCTTGTTGATCGAGACGTGGGCATCTTGGCTGCACAGCAGCACAGGATCCCGATGACTGGCCCCCAACGCCGCCCGTGCCGCCACCAAACCCATGAGATTGCTCAGGGTTCCGCCGCTTGCCAGAACCCCTCCAGACCCCGTGGGCAAGCCGATCCGGTGGCAGAACCAGCGGCAGAGGTCATGTTCAAGGCCTGTCAGACCAGGCGAAAGCTCCTCGGCCAGGAGGTTGTTGTTGAGACCTGCACAGACCAATTCCGCCGCAATGGATGCGGTGAGCGGGGGCGGATCGAGATGGGCCAGAGCACCGGGATGGGAAGGCTGATATGCCCCATCCATCACCTGCTGAAGGTCACTGAGCAACGATTCAACGCTGGCCCCCTCAACCCCTGGGGCCACGTCAGGCAAGGGGCGCATGACGGGGACCGGGCTGGATCGATCAGCGGAGCCGATCCAACTACACAGCAGATCTGAACTGCGATGCAGGAAGTCCCTCAGCACCGGATCTGCGGCCGAGGGGATGGCGAACGGAGCAAGCCGATCCGGTGGTTGCTGAGACTCGGAACAGGCTTGCAACGGAGACTCGTGAACTGCAGTGATCTTCGCGTCTCGTGGGAAGGTGCTCAAAGGACAACGTGGGACAGCGGTGGATCAGCGGGATGAGTTCACTCGCTGGATGGACGTTCTGCTCCAGCGCGCCAAGGAAGCTGGATTGGAGGGAGAAGTGCCAGTGGCAGCAGTGATCCTCGATGGACAGGGACGAGCCATCGGCCATGGACGCAACCGGCGCCAGAACCACAGGGATCCCCTAGGGCACGCCGAACTGGTGGCCTTGCAACAGGCAGCGACCGTTCAGGACGACTGGAGATTCAACAACTGCACCCTGATCGTCACCCTCGAGCCCTGCCCCATGTGTGCAGGGGCCTTGGTGCAAGCCCGGATGGGAACAGTGGTTTTCGCGGCAAAAGACCCGAAACGAGGAGGCCTAGGGGGAAGCCTTGACCTCTCCACTCATGACAGTGCTCATCACCACATGAGGGTGATTCAGGGCGTGCGCGAACCTGAGGCGAGGGGGCAGCTGGAACGCTGGTTCAGGCAGCGGCGGCGACAGAACCGCTGAAACGAGGCAGCTCTGTCTCAAACAGGTTGAGCAACCGGTTCACGTTTTCAGGGTTGGAGTTGTAGCCCATCAGACCGATGCGCCAGATTTTTCCAGCAAGGCTGCCGAGTCCGCCACCAACCTCGATGCCGTGGTTGTTGAGCAGGTGTTGGCTGAAGGCCTTGCCATCCACACCATCAGGAATGCGAACCGTAGTAAGGGTGGGCAATCGGCGGTCGGCTGGGACATGCATTGAAAGACCGAGGCTTTCAAGACCACTCCAGAGCATCTCAGCATTGCTGCGATGGCGTGCCCAGGCCTGATCGAGACCTTCCTCTGCCAAAAGACGCAGAGCCTCGCGCATGCCGAAGTTCATGTTGACCGGCGCAGTGTGGTGATAGACGCGGTCGCTTCCCCAGTATTGATTCAGCAGGGAAACATCCAGGTACCAGTTGGGAACCTTGCCCTGACGGGCGGTCATCTTGGCCTCAGCACGGGGACCCATGGTGAAGGGGCCGAGTCCGGGAGGGCAGCTCAGGCCTTTCTGGCTGCAGCTGTAGGCAAGATCAACCTTCCACTCATCGATGTAGAGCGGCACACCTCCCAGGGATGTAACGGTGTCGAGCAGCAGCAGGCAACCATGCTTCCGGCAGAGGACGCCAATGCCCTCCATGGGTTGGCAGACGCCCGTCGAGGTTTCGGCATGAACCATCGCAAGGATGGCGGGCTTGTGCTCAATCAGGGCAGCTTCCAGCTCATCGAGGGAAAACCACTCACCCCATGGCTTCTCAATGGTTTTCACCTCAGCGCGGTAGCGGCCTGCCATGTCAGCCAGTCGCAGGCCGAAGTATCCCTTGACCGCCACGAGAACGGTGTCTCCAGGTTCAACGGTGTTGGCCAAGGTTGCCTCCATGGCAGCACTGCCGGTGCCGCTCATCGGAAGCGTGAGGCGGTTGTCGGTTTGCCAGGCGTAACGCAGCAGCTCTTGAACCTCACCCATCAGCTCCACGTAGAGAGGATCTAGGTGACCAATCGGCGTTCTCGACAGAGCCTCCAGAACCGTTGGATGGGCATTTGAGGGGCCGGGTCCAAGCAAGAGGCGGTCGGGTGTGCCGATCGGTGCAAAGGCTTTGCGGTGACGATCGTCAACAGGAAGGAGTGAGTTCGTCGTCGCCAAAGCCCTGATCATTCTTTCGTAATAATGAGCCTACGCAGTCACGCCCCTCGGAAGGGATGAGGAAAGCGCAATTGCAATCTGTTCGAATCTTGCGTTGAACCTTCGGGCTCAGCGCTGACGCACGTTGGTTTCACCAAGGCCTTTGGCCAGATGATCAAACGGCTGAAGAACGGTGGCGAGCTGATCAGATGCAGCACCGTTAGCTAGAAGCATCTCAGAGACAACTTCGCCCAACAAAACGATGCTGCGAACTGTTGGACCGGTGGGTACGCCCAGACTCTTGTAGGTGTCGTCGAGTCCGTTCAGAACACGCTCATTGAGGATCGTGGAGTCACCAGCCACCAGGGCGTAACTGGCGTAACGCAGGAAATAGTCCATATCCCTCAGGCAGGCGGCGAGCCTGCGCGTGGTGTAAGCATTGCCGCCAGGCAACAGCAGGTCGGGCTCATCCCGGAACAAGCGCTGACTGGCTTCACGCACAATCTCGGCAGCAGACCCGTTAATCAGCTCAACGGCCTGAATCCGCAGCGTGGATTCATCTAGGTACGCATTGATGCTGTCGATCGCCGAACGATCGAAATAGCGACCTAACTGGTCGTAGCGACCGATCAGACCGCTGATTGCATCGCGCATGTCCCTGAATCTCCAGAGGATTCCCAGGGGAAGTTAACACCGTTGAAGCGGTCAGATCCTTTGGCAGGCCTGCATTTCAGCCAAGTTGACAGAAACGGTTACGCAGTCGCCGTTTAGCGGTTGGAACGTACCCCTTGATACAAAATGGTGACTTGTGGCTCTTTACGGTCACATCACTGCACAATTCAGTCGAGCAGTCCTTTCTTATGTCGAAATCCCCCCAGGACGTCCTGCGCCAGATCAAGGACGAAGGCATCGAACTGATCGACCTCAAATTCACCGATCTGCACGGCAAATGGCAGCACCTCACGGTCTGCACCGATCTGCTAGAGGAAGAGTCCTTCACTGAGGGCCTTGCTTTTGACGGCTCATCCATTCGCGGATGGAAAGGCATCCAGGCCTCCGACATGGCCATGGTGCCGGACCCCAATTCCGCCTGGGTGGACCCTTTCTACCGGCACAAGACCCTGAGCATGATCTGCTCGATTCAGGAACCACGCACCGGCCAGCCCTATGAGCGCTGCCCCCGCGCCCTGGCCCAGAGAGCTCTGAACCACCTAGCCAGCACCGGGCTGGCCGACATGGCTTTCTTCGGTCCTGAGCCGGAGTTCTTCCTCTTCGACGACGTCCGTTACAACTCGGCCGAAGGTGGCTCCTTTTACAGCGTTGACACCATCGAGGCAAACTGGAACACCGGACGCATCGAGGAAGGCGGCAACCTCGCCTACAAGATCCAGGAGAAAGAGGGCTACTTCCCTGTCGCTCCCAACGACACCGCTCAGGACATCCGCTCCGAGATGCTCCTGCTGATGAGTCAGCTAGGTATCCCTACGGAGAAGCACCACCACGAGGTGGCCGGCGCGGGCCAGCACGAACTCGGCATGAAATTTGCTGAGCTGATCGAGGCTGCCGACAACGTCATGACGTACAAGTACGTCGTTCGCAACGTGGCAAAGAAGTACGGCAAGACGGCCACCTTTATGCCCAAGCCGGTCTTCAACGACAACGGCTCCGGCATGCACGTGCACCAAAGCCTTTGGAAGGGCGGTCAGCCCCTGTTCTTCGGCGAAGGCACCTACGCGAATCTCTCGCAGACGGCCCGCTGGTACATCGGAGGCATCCTCAAGCACGCTCCCGCCTTCCTGGCCTTCACCAACCCCACCACCAATAGTTACAAGCGTCTGGTGCCCGGTTTCGAAGCACCCGTGAACCTCGTCTACTCCGAAGGCAATCGCTCTGCAGCAGTGCGGATCCCGCTCACCGGCCCGAGCCCGAAAGCCAAGCGTCTCGAATTCCGATCGGGTGATGCCCTGGCCAACCCCTATCTCGCCTTCAGCGCCATGCTGATGGCTGGTCTGGACGGCATCAAGAACCAGATTGATCCTGGCGATGGCGAAGACCGCGACCTGTTCGAACTGGCAGCTGAAGAGCTGTCCAAG is a window encoding:
- a CDS encoding YcjF family protein — encoded protein: MKRQTRLLIGLAVAFAALVLIGVAVQTIRSLLWDLSYFLPPWLLTPVLLLGFVLLATVAVQVGWPMWRRLKTRPAQRQSQPTAAPQNRRDAATTSLGHVDRLIERIQDDISRRSLQNERDRVAEELKRGDLVVVVFGTGSSGKTSLIRALLNEMVGDVGAPMGVTKTSRTYRLRLKGLERGLQLVDTPGILEAGEEGLSREETARRRAVRADLLIVVVDGDLRASEYAVVSSLAGLGKRLLLVLNKRDLRGIDEEKRLLQVLRSRCQGQLNAADVVACSASPQSIPQPGRRPLQPLPDVSDLLQRLAVVLHAEGEELIADNILLQCRSLDSRGRDLLNDQRSREAKRCIDRYSWMGAGIVAANPLPGVDLLSTAAVNAQMILEMAKIYGVEMSRDRAKDLALSLGQTLGKLGIVKGAMSLLGTSLSLSLPTLVLGQVLQGVVTAWLTRIAGSSFMRYFEQDQDWGDGGMQTVVQQAFELNRREQSLKRFLASAMRQVVEPLQTAAAGRLPPRPGPQQEGEASDPGHPEP
- a CDS encoding pyridoxal-dependent decarboxylase, producing MQACSESQQPPDRLAPFAIPSAADPVLRDFLHRSSDLLCSWIGSADRSSPVPVMRPLPDVAPGVEGASVESLLSDLQQVMDGAYQPSHPGALAHLDPPPLTASIAAELVCAGLNNNLLAEELSPGLTGLEHDLCRWFCHRIGLPTGSGGVLASGGTLSNLMGLVAARAALGASHRDPVLLCSQDAHVSINKAARVMGLADDALETLPVAADGGLCLEALAERLRSLQSEGRPCLAVVATAGTTVRGAIDPLLDVATLCRDAEVWLHVDAAIGGVFALSYSHATLMDGMDLADSITLNPQKLLGITKASSLLLLRDRTHLRQAFATGLPYMEAPKGMDHGGEIGLQGTRPAEILKLWLGLRQLGEAGIEATLSGALQRRTAFASQLDPEKFTVLTGDLHLLAFHAKQGGVDAVDRWSEDTRQTLLSHGYMLSRPFYGDRFCLKAVFGNPHTTAQHLSDLSGRLNGSLAPA
- a CDS encoding nucleoside deaminase, producing MDVLLQRAKEAGLEGEVPVAAVILDGQGRAIGHGRNRRQNHRDPLGHAELVALQQAATVQDDWRFNNCTLIVTLEPCPMCAGALVQARMGTVVFAAKDPKRGGLGGSLDLSTHDSAHHHMRVIQGVREPEARGQLERWFRQRRRQNR
- a CDS encoding alanine--glyoxylate aminotransferase family protein, yielding MIRALATTNSLLPVDDRHRKAFAPIGTPDRLLLGPGPSNAHPTVLEALSRTPIGHLDPLYVELMGEVQELLRYAWQTDNRLTLPMSGTGSAAMEATLANTVEPGDTVLVAVKGYFGLRLADMAGRYRAEVKTIEKPWGEWFSLDELEAALIEHKPAILAMVHAETSTGVCQPMEGIGVLCRKHGCLLLLDTVTSLGGVPLYIDEWKVDLAYSCSQKGLSCPPGLGPFTMGPRAEAKMTARQGKVPNWYLDVSLLNQYWGSDRVYHHTAPVNMNFGMREALRLLAEEGLDQAWARHRSNAEMLWSGLESLGLSMHVPADRRLPTLTTVRIPDGVDGKAFSQHLLNNHGIEVGGGLGSLAGKIWRIGLMGYNSNPENVNRLLNLFETELPRFSGSVAAAA
- a CDS encoding allophycocyanin subunit beta, with the translated sequence MRDAISGLIGRYDQLGRYFDRSAIDSINAYLDESTLRIQAVELINGSAAEIVREASQRLFRDEPDLLLPGGNAYTTRRLAACLRDMDYFLRYASYALVAGDSTILNERVLNGLDDTYKSLGVPTGPTVRSIVLLGEVVSEMLLANGAASDQLATVLQPFDHLAKGLGETNVRQR
- the glnA gene encoding type I glutamate--ammonia ligase; this translates as MSKSPQDVLRQIKDEGIELIDLKFTDLHGKWQHLTVCTDLLEEESFTEGLAFDGSSIRGWKGIQASDMAMVPDPNSAWVDPFYRHKTLSMICSIQEPRTGQPYERCPRALAQRALNHLASTGLADMAFFGPEPEFFLFDDVRYNSAEGGSFYSVDTIEANWNTGRIEEGGNLAYKIQEKEGYFPVAPNDTAQDIRSEMLLLMSQLGIPTEKHHHEVAGAGQHELGMKFAELIEAADNVMTYKYVVRNVAKKYGKTATFMPKPVFNDNGSGMHVHQSLWKGGQPLFFGEGTYANLSQTARWYIGGILKHAPAFLAFTNPTTNSYKRLVPGFEAPVNLVYSEGNRSAAVRIPLTGPSPKAKRLEFRSGDALANPYLAFSAMLMAGLDGIKNQIDPGDGEDRDLFELAAEELSKIATVPASLNGALEALNADRAFLTAGDVFSDDFIDNWIDLKYEEVQQLRQRPHPHEFTMYYDA